The Phyllopteryx taeniolatus isolate TA_2022b chromosome 17, UOR_Ptae_1.2, whole genome shotgun sequence genome window below encodes:
- the rps14 gene encoding 40S ribosomal protein S14: MAPRKGKEKKEEQVISLGPQVAEGENVFGVCHIFASFNDTFVHVTDLSGKETICRVTGGMKVKADRDESSPYAAMLAAQDVAQRCKELGITALHIKLRATGGNRTKTPGPGAQSALRALARSGMKIGRIEDVTPIPSDSTRRKGGRRGRRL, encoded by the exons ATGGCGCCGCGCAAAGGCAAAGAGAAGAAGGAGGAGCAGGTGATCAGCTTGGGCCCTCAGGTGGCCGAGGGCGAGAACGTCTTCGGCGTGTGCCACATCTTCGCCTCCTTCAACGACACCTTCGTGCACGTCACCGACCTCTCCGGGAA GGAGACCATCTGCCGCGTGACAGGCGGCATGAAGGTGAAGGCGGACCGAGACGAGTCGTCCCCCTACGCCGCCATGTTGGCGGCGCAGGACGTGGCGCAGCGCTGCAAGGAGCTCGGCATCACCGCGCTGCACATCAAGCTCCGGGCCACCGGGGGGAACCG CACCAAGACGCCCGGACCGGGAGCCCAGTCGGCACTCAGGGCGCTCGCCCGATCGGGAATGAAGATCGGACGCATTG AGGATGTGACCCCCATCCCGTCAGACTCGACGCGCAGAAAGGGAGGACGTCGCGGACGCAGATTGTAA